The genomic region TGGATCGCCTTCAGGACCTCGTTCATCGGCGTGATGGGAGTATACCAGCTGCCGGCCCTATGGGCTCCCCTCCCACTCCCGCGCGAGGGCTTCCAGATCCGCCGCGGTGAGGGTGCGACCGGTGAACGGGAGCTCCCGTCCCACGAACGTGGCCGCCCAGAGGAGGCGCTCGTACGTGATCACGGACGGGAGGGAGAGATCGAGCCAGTCCGCCGCGATGTCCCAGTGGCCGACCACCTCCCGCGGGGGGAGGCGGTGGGCCACCGCCAGCGAGGCCTGGGCCTCCAGGCCCAGGTCGGGGAAGGCCATCCCCACTACGTAGGCGCCGGCGGCCGCCTCCGCGGGGATGGTGATCCGCCACGAGCGGACGGCGAGCTCGCCCGCGCGGAGGGGGTCGTACACCCCCGGCGTCGGGCTCGCCTCCCACCCCGCGGGCAGGGCGAGGTCCGCATTCAAGGCGGGGTGGTCGCGGGGGGCGATGAGGCGCACGGACAGGGTCACCGTATGCCCGGGGAGGGCAACAGGGCTCGACACGCCGGCCGCGGCGAGGACGAGGGTTCGCGCGATCCTCTCGCCGGGCCGGACCTCTACCGACTGCCGGCTTGCCTCCCCCTCCAGCTCGGCCACGAGCTCGTGCTCCCCCGGCGCGACGACGAAGAACGCCCACCCCAACGCATCGGCGACCTTGGCCTGCCCGGCAAGGGTGAGGAGCGCTCCGGGGCTCGCCTGGACCTCGACCACCCCCACCTCGTCCGGCACCCGGAGGAAGGCGTGACAGGCGCGGTCCGTGCACGCCACCCACACCCCAGGGCCAGCGGGGGGGAGGGAGGCCTCCCAGCGGATCCGCTCCCCAGCGGGAGCGCGATCCCATGTCTCGCTGGTGACGGGAGCGTCCCCATGGCTCACCGTGGGGTCCCCCTCCCCCGGCACCGTCCACAGGACGAGGGGCTCGGAGAGGAAGAACACGGAGTGGGGCACATCCAACCCCAGCCCGATCCGCCCCAGAGCGAGCACCACGCCGAGAACGAGGGACAGCCGCTTCATCGCAAGGGAAGGGTGATGTAGGCGGAGTAGCAGCCCCGCGGGTCCCGGAACTGGGCCCACAGGACGTCGCCCGCGCAGGCCGCGAAGTCCGCCGGGCGGAGGGCGCCGCTCACGAACACCCCCCCGTCGCTTTCGGCGAGGGGGATCTCCTGGATCCGCGGATCCGGGCCGAGCTTGCCCACGAGGAGCACCGGGGCCGGGCCCGTGACGTCGTCGGCGCGGATCTGGAGCGGCTGCGTACACGGCCACGGTTCGGTGGGGGGGAGCCCGGTTGTAGCGTCCACCCACGACAGCTTGACCTGAGGGACGAACGCAACCGTCGTCTGGGCACGCTCCCACAGGAGCCCCTTCCGCACCAGGGCCACCACGATCACGTCCCGGGGAGCGTCCGCGAGCAGGGTGAGGCTCAGCCCGCCGGCGCGCTCAACGCCGTCCACGCACCATCGCACCTCGTCCGGCCTCTCCGGCCGCGCCAGGTGCACCTCCCCCACGCAGCCGACCGGGAGGACGAGGGCCTCCGGGGCGAGGGCGATCGGGAGGACGGGGAGGGGGGCCCGAAGAGATGCCCCTTCCCAAGTGCACGTCAGGCACGCCCCCGTCGAAACCGCCGCCTCGGTGAGGAGATCGCCCCCGACCGTCGTCACCCGCAACCCCAGATCGCAGCCCCGCGGCTCGAGGGCGACCACGAACTCGCCCACGAACTTCCCGGTCACGGGCCCATCCTCCTCCAGGGGGAGGGCGAACTCCTTCCCCGCCAGGGCCAGCTCGAGGGCGAGGGCCTCCCGCTCACACGTCGTGTCGCGGGAGGGGTCCGTGAGGACGATCCGGAACAGGGCCGGCCCCATCTCCTCCGCCGCGACCCATTCCATCTCCACGTTGTCCCACCGCTCGAGCGCGACCGTGGGCTCATCTGGCCCGCGGGGGCCGACCCGGGCCGGGGCCGCAAGCCCCCCGCCAAGCTCCGTCGCCGCGACGACCGTGTCCCCTAGCTGCACGGACACGGACGGGGTCCCCTCGGGATCGCACGCCCGTCGGATGTGGATCGGCGCGGACCGGAGCACGTCCCCCTCACGGGCGAGAGCGACCGGCACGACCGCGCCCGTCCGCAGGACGAGGAGCGTTGCCTGTCCGCCTTCCTCTGGGACCCCGGTCACAACCACCCGGAACGTCCCCCCCAGGCGGGGCTCCGCGTCGAACTGGATCTCCGCTCCCCAAGCGGGAAGGGCGATCAGCGCCAGCACCAAGAACCATCTCATCCCTCGCCTCCTTCACTGCGCCGGACCCATTATAGACGGGAGGATCCGCCGGGGGACGTGATCCCCATCACATTGGGAGGGGCCGGTACAATCTCCCGGTAAAGGGGGTCCGATGGAAGACAGGCTGCGTGAGGCCGTGGCGAAGAGCCACGCCGACTACACCGAGGCCCGCTGGGAACAGGTCGCGCGGTCGCGGGTCGCGTTCCAGCGCGACCAGCTGATGGCGCTCGAATCCGGCGAGGAAGCGGGCGGCATCGTGCGGTGCCTCGTCCGGGGGGCGTGGGGGATCGCCGTGTTCACCGACCCGGCCGAGCTGGCGCGCAAGATCGAGGAGGCCACCCACCTCGCCCGCACCGCATCCCGCCACGTCGCGGATCCGGTGGGGCTCGCTCCCGTGGAGCGGGCGGAGGCGCGCCATGAAGGGGAGATGAGGCGCGACTTCCGCGGCGTGCCCCTCGATGAAAAGCGCCGGCTGGCCGAGGGCTACAACAAGCTCCTCCTCACCCACTCCCCCGCAATCGCGTCCACGAGCGTCCGCTACACCGACACCTGGCGGAAGGTGACCTACGCCAACTCCGAGGGGACCTACGTCGAGCAGGGCATCCCCGACGTTACGCTCTCCCTCGCCGCCGTGGCGCGGAAGAACGGGGATATCCAGCAGGCGTTCGAGTCCCTCGGCTACGGAGCGGGGTTCGACGCCGTCCAGGGGAAGGAGGGGATGGCCCGCAAGGCAGCGCAGCGGGCGGTGGACCTCCTCGCGGCGAAGCCGGTCCGGGGGGGGACGTACACCGTGATCCTCGACCCGAGCCTCGCGGGGGTGTTCATCCACGAGGCGTTCGGCCACATCTGCGAGGCCGACTTCCTCCTCCGGAACGAGCCGATGCGCAAGGTGATGCAACTGGGGACGCGGTTCGGGGTTGAGTCCCTCCACGTGGTGGACGACGGGTACCGCCCCGGGGAACGGGGGAACTCCCCCTACGACAATGAGGGCGTCCCGTGGCGAAAGGCGTACCTCATCAAGAACGGGGTCCTCACCGGCCTCATGCACTCCCGCGCCACGGCGCACAAGATGAAGGCCACCCCGACGGGGAACGCGCGCGCCGTATCGTGGGAGCACGAGCCGATCGTGCGGATGCGCAACACGTACATCGAGCCGGGGGAGGCAACCCTCGAGGAGATGCTCGACGGGATCGAACATGGCATCTACGCGTGCTCCGCGTTCGGCGGGGAGACGATGTTCGAGCAGTTCACGTTCTCCGCGGCGTGGGGCCACGAGATCGTAAACGGGGTGATCGGGCCGATGGTGCGGGATGTCGTCCTCACCGGGAACGTGTTCCACACCCT from Candidatus Bipolaricaulis anaerobius harbors:
- a CDS encoding NEW3 domain-containing protein, translating into MKRLSLVLGVVLALGRIGLGLDVPHSVFFLSEPLVLWTVPGEGDPTVSHGDAPVTSETWDRAPAGERIRWEASLPPAGPGVWVACTDRACHAFLRVPDEVGVVEVQASPGALLTLAGQAKVADALGWAFFVVAPGEHELVAELEGEASRQSVEVRPGERIARTLVLAAAGVSSPVALPGHTVTLSVRLIAPRDHPALNADLALPAGWEASPTPGVYDPLRAGELAVRSWRITIPAEAAAGAYVVGMAFPDLGLEAQASLAVAHRLPPREVVGHWDIAADWLDLSLPSVITYERLLWAATFVGRELPFTGRTLTAADLEALAREWEGSP
- a CDS encoding TldD/PmbA family protein — translated: MEDRLREAVAKSHADYTEARWEQVARSRVAFQRDQLMALESGEEAGGIVRCLVRGAWGIAVFTDPAELARKIEEATHLARTASRHVADPVGLAPVERAEARHEGEMRRDFRGVPLDEKRRLAEGYNKLLLTHSPAIASTSVRYTDTWRKVTYANSEGTYVEQGIPDVTLSLAAVARKNGDIQQAFESLGYGAGFDAVQGKEGMARKAAQRAVDLLAAKPVRGGTYTVILDPSLAGVFIHEAFGHICEADFLLRNEPMRKVMQLGTRFGVESLHVVDDGYRPGERGNSPYDNEGVPWRKAYLIKNGVLTGLMHSRATAHKMKATPTGNARAVSWEHEPIVRMRNTYIEPGEATLEEMLDGIEHGIYACSAFGGETMFEQFTFSAAWGHEIVNGVIGPMVRDVVLTGNVFHTLKNIELIGRDFKLEGSAGGCGKGGQSPLPTTTGAPHVRVRNVTVGGR